From the genome of Bacteroidota bacterium:
CTGTTCACTCTTACAAGCGATTCTTTTATTCTGATAATATTTTTCATGCTTCTCAAAGAACATACAGCTATGTTGATCTCTTCTGCAGATTGGAGTATCAGCTCAGAAAGTTTGATCATCGAAGGATGAATCGGATCTACTTTGTATAATGCTATCCGTTTTGCTGATCCATGAATATAATCCACAACATCATCCATTGCCGATGCTAAATGCTGAATGTCTTCACGATCAAAAGGCGTAATGAATGTAGAACTTACTTCCTGAAAGATGTTGTGAGTGATCTCATCCCCGACATGCTCAAGTTTTTCAATTTCGCGGATAAAAGCCGACCGCTTTTCAGCTGAAGTAGTGGTCAATGCTTCTACCAGAACTTTTGAAATGGCCACTAAGTTTGCAGAAGCACTTTCGAATAGAGGATAAAATTTACGATCCTTCGGAACGAAATACTGTAAGATTGGATTTACTGACATAGAGTTGGTTCTTAGCTTATTAAACTAATGTTTTTAAAGTTCAATTGTGGGAATAAAAGCTTCCCTGCAGGTATTTTAATGGTCGGTAAAGTAATAAAAATAAAAGCGGAGATTTTTTAGAAATAAAAAATATTCTTACACACAGATGTGTACTTTTGTTCCTATATGAAACGTCTTGCCATTTTTGCGTCCGGTTCAGGTACAAATGCCGAAAACATAGCCTTACATTTTTTTGATCATAAACTGGCAGAAGTTTCTCTCATAGTTACCAATAATGCCAATGCCGGTGTGATCGAACGTGCAAAAAAATTCTCGATCCCGGTTTTGATTGTTTCCAAAAAAGAGTTTTCTGATTCATCGTTCATAGAGATTTTGAAGGACTGGCATATCGATATGATCATCCTGGCGGGATTTCTCTTGCTGGTTCCGACCACATTAATAGATGCTTTCAAGGGGAAAATTATCAATATCCATCCGGCCTTACTTCCTTTATTTGGTGGAAAGGGCTTTTATGGAGCAAATGTTCATCAGAAAGTAATCGAAACAAAAAGTCTGATTTCGGGTATTACAATTCATCACGTGAATGAGTTTTTCGATGATGGCGAGATCATTTTCCAGGCCGCTTGTCATATCGACGCAGCAGATACTCCGGATACATTAGCCGGGAAAATTCATCACCTTGAGAAAATGTACTTTCCCGTGGTCATTGAAAAAATTGTTCAACAGCTTCCCTGATAATGATAAAAAGATTGACCGCATTTAATCCGGTTAAATTTTCCCTCATACTTCTTTTCACTGCATTTGTAATTGCGGGCGGAGCCGAATATATTCAATATAAAACAGTCTATTCCGGACAAGCTCTGATTTCAAATGCCGAAAAGAAACTGATCGGACTTGAAAAGGAGATGAAGGCTTCTTTGAAAAAAATAAAGTCATTTGAAAAAGAAGATGAATTCCATAATTACTTTTTTCATAGCGGTTTCGAAAATATCGGCTTTAGCTTTTATGTTATTCAGAATGGAAAAATAATCTATTGGTCCGATAACGAACCTGTCGTAACTCCGGAAGATTTTAATTCCAATGAACAAGGAAAATTGTTGTCTTTGCCAAACGGAGATTTTCTTTTTTATTCTGAAACGTCAGCAGATAAAAAATTTGTCGGACTGATCATTCTGCGTCATAATTACGATTATGAAAATAAATATTTAGTAAACGGATTCAATCAATCACTGGGATTATCTGCTTCTTTTGTAAACGACAAAGACGGAAAATTTCAATTTCATTTGCCTGACGGGAAAGTTGGTTACAATCTTCACTTTGAAAATATTTCTGATACTGAAAATGGTGTTGCTAAATATCTTTATTTTCTTTCAGTAATTCTTTGTCTGATCGCTTTACATATTTTATTCAGAAACTATTTCCGAAGTTCCGTTCTTGCCGGAAGCGTTTTTGTATTAGTAGTTCTTTTACTCAGAACTCTGATGATCGCTTATAAAATTCCCGGAGAATTTTATAAGCTTCAGATCTTTAGTCCGCAGTATTATGCCTCTTCCTTTTATTTTAATTCTCTCGGCGACCTGCTCATAAACGCTTCAATTTTTTTACTGATAGCGGTAAACTTATATCAATTCAGTAAAAAGATAAGAAGCACTTTAGGAAATATTTTTCTCGCATTGATCTTAGTATGCGCTCTTGCCGGAGGTTTTCACTCTCTTATCACCGGTCTGATCATAAATTCTCAGATCTCATTCGATGTGAATACTCCTTTAGAGATGAGCGAATTCAGCTTGTGGGCCTTTGCTGCAATTTCGATTCTGCTGATCACTTTTTTGTTTTTTATTGCAACTGTACTGCGGTTATTTTCCGGATATAAAATTTCTACCGGACATGCATGGGTTGCAATTGCATTTTGTGCTTTGTATTCTTCGGTTTTATTAAATGAATTAAATTGTTTCAAAGAACGGGAAAGCAGAAAACTTCTTGCACAGAAAATTGGTGTCAGACAGGATCATGTTGCCGAATATTTATTTGATGAAGCCGGAAAAAAAATTGAATCAGACACTCTTCTCCCCCGATTAATTCAGCAGAAGGAAAACATTACCGCATACATCACTCAGAAATATCTTAACGGATATCTTTCCAGATTTGAAAGCAACATCTACGCATTTCCGGCTAATGATACAAATTATGTTATCGATGGACGAACGCTTGCTAATTTTCAACAACAGGCAGATAATGGAAAACCAACTTTTGGGAGAAATCTTGTTTACCTTAACAATGACAATGGGAGATCATCTTATCTTGCATTTATACCGATAGAGAGTAAGCAGCAGTCAGTATACACTATTGTAATTTTAATGAATGCACGATTCCTTCAAACTGAAGAAGGTTTCCCGGAATTATTCATGAGTGGACAATCGCAGGAAAATATTTTTCCGAAAGAATATTCTTTTGCACGTTACAGCGATCTTTCTCTGATCTATGAATATGGAAGTTTTACCTATTCTCTTACCGATAAAGATTTCCGCAAGTCGCTCGATGAATTTACATTCATCGATCTGAATGGATACAACCATCTTGTTTACAGGATGAATGCCAACTCGGCCATTGTTGTAAGCCGACCGATAGAGAACATTTTTACATTGGTGACTCTGTTTTCATGGATGTTTGCTTTCTCAGGAATTACTGCCTTTCTCATCTATATTTTGTCGATTGTACTTTCACCAAGTAGTTATTTTACCTGGAACCTCATGCGGAGGATTCAGGTGTCAGTTGTAGCTGTTGTTGTGTTAAGTTTTATTCTTGTCGGAGCCGGAACAGTAATTTACATCGATAAAAAATATCAGGACGATGAACGAAAGAGCATTTCAGATCAGGTAAATGCGCTATGGTTTATGATCAGTGAAGATGCTTCGGCTTATCTGAACGGACAAAATTATCCGGAATTATTCGGTGTACTTGATCGCATTGTGGGGAATACCAATATAGATTTCAATTTGTTCGATGCCGATGGTGGTCTTTTATATTCGTCACAACCGAAGATCTACAAGCAGAATATCGTTAGTCAGCGAATGAATCCTGAAGCATTATATGAGATCAGAAAAAATCAGTTAACGCAATTTATCAATCCTGAGAATGCCGGACAATTGAAATACATTTCTGCTTATGCACCGATCACAGACAGAAATGGTGCTGTGAAAGCATATCTGAGTTTACCATATTTTGAAAAACAAAATGAATTGAATAAAGAAGTCTCGGGATTTCTTTCGGCCTTATTAAATATTTATGTGTTTCTACTTGCGATTGCTGTATTTGTAACTGTTGTGATTTCTTCGAGGATCACAAAACCACTTTTACTTATTCAGGAAAAAATGTCAGGCGTTCGCTTAGGATCAATCAACGAGAAGATTGCTTATCAGAAGAATGATGAGATCGGACAATTGGTTCATGAGTATAACCGGATGCTTGAAGAACTGGCATCCAGTGCCGATAAACTGGCGCAGAGTGAAAGAGAATCTGCCTGGCGCGAAATGGCCAAACAGGTTGCGCATGAGATCAAGAATCCATTGACTCCAATGAAACTTTCAGTGCAGCATTTGCAAAGAAATCTTCAGCATAAAGATGATAAGGATCGCGAATTTGTAAACCGGATCTCTGAAACGTTGATCCAGCAGATCGATACTTTGTCAGCAATTGCAACTTCGTTTTCTGATTTTGCAAAGATGCCACAGGCAAAACCTGAGAAGCTCGACCTGCTTCAGATCATCACTCCGATCGCTGACCTTTACCGCGAAATCCCGAATCTTGAAATAAAATTGTCAGGTAATAATGAAGCACATTTTGTTCACGCAGATAAAGATCACCTGAATAGAATTTTCTCAAATGTTCTGAAGAATGCGCTTCAGGCAATTCCTGATGAACGAAAAGGGAAAATTACAATTGATATAAAAAATACTATAAATGATATTCGAATAGAGATTTCTGACAATGGTATTGGCATTCCTGACGATAAAAAAGACAAGATCTTTATCCCAAATTTCACAACAAAATCCAGTGGGACAGGATTAGGATTGGCCATGGTGAAGAATCTGGTGGAGCAATCTGGTGGGAAAGTCTGGTTTACAACAGAGGTCAATTCAGGAACTACATTCTATATTGATCTGCCTAAGGCCTGAGGAAAAAATGTGGCTAAAGCCACTTTGTGTTCCTTATTCTTCTTCCGTCAGCTAAAGCAGACGGCAATAAAGCTGATACTTTCCTTAATTGAATTAGCCAAGACTAATGAGATTAAAATTGACACCTTCCTTTATTGAATATGCTATAGTTGACGGCAATAAAGTTGACAATTTCTATTATTGATTCGCATAGCGCCACATTTTATTGCCATCAGCATTAGATGAAATTATTTATTGCCGGCAGCTTTAGCTGAACATCTTTATTGGCGTCAGCTTTAGCTGACGGATAGAAAAAGAAGTAGTTTCCTGGCTTTAGCCACATCAATCTAGCTGAAAAAAAGATGTTTATCTTTCTTCAATTTTTAAACTAAACAAGAAATACAAGCCTGAACATATTGGATAAATAACATTACTATCTTTGTCCCAAACCTTTCGAATCTCGAATCTCAGATCTCGATTTATAAATTCAACCCTTCGAATAACCCCGACAAAAAAATGAATCGTCCGATACGCGTATTAATTGCAAAAGTCGGTCTCGACGGACACGATCGTGGCGCAAAAGTCATTGCATCTTTTCTCCGTGATGCCGGAATGGAAGTGATCTACACCGGCCTCCGCCAGACTCCCGAAATGGTTGTCAATGCTGCACTACAGGAAGATGTGGATGTGATAGGTGTTAGTATTTTATCCGGCGCACACATGACTGTATTCCCAAAGATCATTACACTGATGAATGAGAAAAAGCTTGACAATGTTCTATTGACCGGCGGCGGAATCATTCCGACAGATGATATGAATAAACTGATGGCTCTCGGCTGCGGAAAGTTATTCGCTCCCGGAACTGATACGAAGGAAATTATTAGGTATATAAAGAATGAAGTTGAATTGAAACGGGGGAATATTAATATTTGACTATAGACTTACCCATAAATTCAGTTTGAGTTTGAAGTGTGAAACGACCACACTCCACACTTCAAACTCAAACTGAATTTAAGAGTAGTTTCAAGAAAAAAAGCACCAATAATCCATTTACAAACAATGTACACAAACATCCTCACAGAAACCCAATCAAATACTTGTATCATCACAGTAAATCGTCCCGATAAACTGAATGCCCTCAATCATGAGACCATTCAGGAAATTGGAAAGGCTGTTGCTGCTGCAGAAAAAGACAACGATGTTTATGGAATTATCATCACCGGTAGTGGAGCAAAAGCATTTGTTGCAGGTGCTGATATTTCAGAGTTTTCAAAATATACTGTTGAAGAAGGAAAAAAATTAAGCGCCGACGGGCAAAAAGTTTTTAAGTCGATTGAACTATGCAGTAAACCTGTGATCGCTGCAGTGAATGGTTTTGCATTGGGCGGAGGTTGCGAACTTGCAATGAGTTGTCATATGCGCATTGCATCCGACAATGCAAAATTCGGTCAGCCGGAAGTGAAACTTGGATTGATTCCAGGATATGCCGGAACACAACGACTTGTGCAATTGATCGGTAAAGGAAAAGCGATGGAGTTATTGATGACAGCCGATATGATCGGTGCCGGAGAAGCACATACTCTGGGACTTGTCAATTATGTAACTGCTCCTGCAGAATTAATGTCAAAGACATTCGAGATCCTCAATAAGATCTATGCTAACGGTCCCCGTGCGGTTGCAGGAATTATTAATTGCGTTGATGCTTTTTTCCAGGACGGTGTTGATGGTTCAGCTTTTGAAATTGAAGAGTTTGGAAATTGTTTTGGAACTGATGGATTTGTTGAAGGGGTTGATGCATTCTTAAATAAAAGAAAAGCGAATTTTCGGTAGAGTGTCACGGAAAAAATCAAGAGTTATTTTTCTCCCGCTGATTGCGCAGATAAATACGCAGATAAAATCGCAGATTTTGTGTTCCTTAAATTCGCTAGTATTGAATTGATCTAACTCTAAAATCAAAAGACAGACAATAAAGTAATGATAAATTTCGAGCAGCATAAATTTTGATGAAGCCCGATCTGCGTATTTATCTGCGCCTTCATCTGCAAAATCTGCGGGAGAAAACACACAGCTATTTATTCACATAGCATTAATGGTTCTGATCTCGAAGAGATCTCCGCGGATTTTCTGCGTGCTCTGCGCAACTCTGCGGGAAATAATCATTACTGATACAAACCCGCACTGTAATTTGATTAAAAGCTCTGCAGTTTGAGTGTGTAGTATGAAAAGCTCACACCCCACACTACAAACTCAAACTGAATTTAGGAGTTTACCCAAACAGCACCCAGAATCGTCTTCACATCTTCAAACCTATCTAGGTCCATTAACTCATCGGCTGTGAATTCAACGATCTCAATATCTTCATCACCAACTCCACCGCCTTTGGAAATTTTCTGATCAACATCAACATAGAACAAATGCATTTTTTCAGTACTCGCTCCGGGAGAAGAATAGAAACTATATAAGAATCGTACATCGTCTTTGTTTACTGAATATCCAAGCTCTTCAGCGATCTCACGGATGATACAATCTTCCAGCGAAGAGTCTTCTTTGTCGACCATTCCTGCTACCAGTTCGATAAGATCTTTCTTTGCACCAAGACGATATTGTTTTACAAAAAGGTATTTGTCGGTTTCTTTATTGAACACTACTGCGCAAACAGAATCACCACGTTCAAGGCATTCATAGATCTCTTCCGACTGATCGTTACTGTTCTTAATGGTGTATTTATTTACTTTAAGAAACTTGCCATCATATGCAACTTCTTCAGCAGTGATTTTCTTAGACATAAGTTTTATATATTTCGACAAAAGTACAACTCAATTTTGTTAAAGATGAAAGCAATTCATTTAGTTATTCACGGCCGGGTACAAGGTGTTTTCTTCAGAAAGTACACCTTCGACAAAGCAAACGATTTAGGGCTCAAAGGTATGGTGAGAAATTTGCCCAACGGAGACGTAGAAATCATTGCAGAGGGTAGGGAAGAGGTATTGAAAGAATTTGTTGATTGGTGTTATAAAGGTTCGCCGGCTTCAAAGGTGAGTTCTGTTGATATGAAGTACATAGTATATTCAGGGCATAAAGCATTCTCAATAGAAAATAAACCTTAAGAACACAAGTTCACAAAAAGAACACGGACTAATTCCGTGTT
Proteins encoded in this window:
- a CDS encoding DUF47 domain-containing protein → MSVNPILQYFVPKDRKFYPLFESASANLVAISKVLVEALTTTSAEKRSAFIREIEKLEHVGDEITHNIFQEVSSTFITPFDREDIQHLASAMDDVVDYIHGSAKRIALYKVDPIHPSMIKLSELILQSAEEINIAVCSLRSMKNIIRIKESLVRVNSLENHADDIFDNAVARLFEDEKNAIEIIKIKEVLSALETATDKCEDVVNVIESIIVKQA
- a CDS encoding phosphoribosylglycinamide formyltransferase — encoded protein: MKRLAIFASGSGTNAENIALHFFDHKLAEVSLIVTNNANAGVIERAKKFSIPVLIVSKKEFSDSSFIEILKDWHIDMIILAGFLLLVPTTLIDAFKGKIINIHPALLPLFGGKGFYGANVHQKVIETKSLISGITIHHVNEFFDDGEIIFQAACHIDAADTPDTLAGKIHHLEKMYFPVVIEKIVQQLP
- a CDS encoding HAMP domain-containing histidine kinase encodes the protein MIKRLTAFNPVKFSLILLFTAFVIAGGAEYIQYKTVYSGQALISNAEKKLIGLEKEMKASLKKIKSFEKEDEFHNYFFHSGFENIGFSFYVIQNGKIIYWSDNEPVVTPEDFNSNEQGKLLSLPNGDFLFYSETSADKKFVGLIILRHNYDYENKYLVNGFNQSLGLSASFVNDKDGKFQFHLPDGKVGYNLHFENISDTENGVAKYLYFLSVILCLIALHILFRNYFRSSVLAGSVFVLVVLLLRTLMIAYKIPGEFYKLQIFSPQYYASSFYFNSLGDLLINASIFLLIAVNLYQFSKKIRSTLGNIFLALILVCALAGGFHSLITGLIINSQISFDVNTPLEMSEFSLWAFAAISILLITFLFFIATVLRLFSGYKISTGHAWVAIAFCALYSSVLLNELNCFKERESRKLLAQKIGVRQDHVAEYLFDEAGKKIESDTLLPRLIQQKENITAYITQKYLNGYLSRFESNIYAFPANDTNYVIDGRTLANFQQQADNGKPTFGRNLVYLNNDNGRSSYLAFIPIESKQQSVYTIVILMNARFLQTEEGFPELFMSGQSQENIFPKEYSFARYSDLSLIYEYGSFTYSLTDKDFRKSLDEFTFIDLNGYNHLVYRMNANSAIVVSRPIENIFTLVTLFSWMFAFSGITAFLIYILSIVLSPSSYFTWNLMRRIQVSVVAVVVLSFILVGAGTVIYIDKKYQDDERKSISDQVNALWFMISEDASAYLNGQNYPELFGVLDRIVGNTNIDFNLFDADGGLLYSSQPKIYKQNIVSQRMNPEALYEIRKNQLTQFINPENAGQLKYISAYAPITDRNGAVKAYLSLPYFEKQNELNKEVSGFLSALLNIYVFLLAIAVFVTVVISSRITKPLLLIQEKMSGVRLGSINEKIAYQKNDEIGQLVHEYNRMLEELASSADKLAQSERESAWREMAKQVAHEIKNPLTPMKLSVQHLQRNLQHKDDKDREFVNRISETLIQQIDTLSAIATSFSDFAKMPQAKPEKLDLLQIITPIADLYREIPNLEIKLSGNNEAHFVHADKDHLNRIFSNVLKNALQAIPDERKGKITIDIKNTINDIRIEISDNGIGIPDDKKDKIFIPNFTTKSSGTGLGLAMVKNLVEQSGGKVWFTTEVNSGTTFYIDLPKA
- a CDS encoding cobalamin B12-binding domain-containing protein; translation: MNRPIRVLIAKVGLDGHDRGAKVIASFLRDAGMEVIYTGLRQTPEMVVNAALQEDVDVIGVSILSGAHMTVFPKIITLMNEKKLDNVLLTGGGIIPTDDMNKLMALGCGKLFAPGTDTKEIIRYIKNEVELKRGNINI
- a CDS encoding enoyl-CoA hydratase/isomerase family protein, which produces MYTNILTETQSNTCIITVNRPDKLNALNHETIQEIGKAVAAAEKDNDVYGIIITGSGAKAFVAGADISEFSKYTVEEGKKLSADGQKVFKSIELCSKPVIAAVNGFALGGGCELAMSCHMRIASDNAKFGQPEVKLGLIPGYAGTQRLVQLIGKGKAMELLMTADMIGAGEAHTLGLVNYVTAPAELMSKTFEILNKIYANGPRAVAGIINCVDAFFQDGVDGSAFEIEEFGNCFGTDGFVEGVDAFLNKRKANFR
- a CDS encoding BC10 family protein, encoding MSSSINFDEARSAYLSAPSSAKSAGENTQLFIHIALMVLISKRSPRIFCVLCATLREIIITDTNPHCNLIKSSAV
- a CDS encoding NUDIX hydrolase, coding for MSKKITAEEVAYDGKFLKVNKYTIKNSNDQSEEIYECLERGDSVCAVVFNKETDKYLFVKQYRLGAKKDLIELVAGMVDKEDSSLEDCIIREIAEELGYSVNKDDVRFLYSFYSSPGASTEKMHLFYVDVDQKISKGGGVGDEDIEIVEFTADELMDLDRFEDVKTILGAVWVNS
- a CDS encoding acylphosphatase, which codes for MKAIHLVIHGRVQGVFFRKYTFDKANDLGLKGMVRNLPNGDVEIIAEGREEVLKEFVDWCYKGSPASKVSSVDMKYIVYSGHKAFSIENKP